DNA sequence from the Chiloscyllium plagiosum isolate BGI_BamShark_2017 unplaced genomic scaffold, ASM401019v2 scaf_12178, whole genome shotgun sequence genome:
tctgtccctgtcctggggagtgtttgatggggagacagtgtagagggagctttaccctgtagctaaccccgtgctgtccctgtcctggggagtgtttgatggggatcagtgtagagggagctttactctgcatctaaccccatgctgtccctgtcctgggagtgtttgttggtgatcagtgcagagggagctttactctgtatctaaccccgtgctgtccctgtcctggggagtgtttgtgAGGGGGCTCCATGCTTATCGCTTGATTTCTGTTTGGGAGGACCAATGGAGTTGACCCTTTTTGACAGGAAACAGACGAACTGGAGGATGTGAAATCGGGCCTACAGAATGAAATAGCTGACTTGCAGAAGGAGAAGGAGAGACTCGAATTCATCCTGGAAGCTCACCAGCCCATCTGCAAACTCCCGGACGACTCCCGGGCTCCCACAACGTCTGGCATGGCCAAGGCACGTTCGGAGAGGCCGAGGGACCTGGTTGCCGGGGCGTCGGGCAGCTCCTTCAGGCCCAAGCCCCGGAGAGTGGCCATCGAGCCCGCCTCCAGCCGGGGGGGGCCGGAGCCTGAGGCCCTGCACACCCCCACCCTGGCGCGCACCCCCTCGGGCACTCCCTTTGCCACCGGCCTGACCTTCACCTACCCGGGCACCGTCTTCGATCTGGAACCTGCCGCCGGGCCCTCCGGCCAGGCCCCGGGCCTGTACGCGCCCCCGGAGCCTTGCTCTGCTGCCCATCGCCGTGGCAGCAGCAGCGGCGACCAATCGTCCGACTCGCTCAGTTCGCCGACCTTGGTGACCCTTTAGGCGCCCGGCAACCCGCGGGGTCGGTGTGGGGCGGtcgggtggggggaggaggaattTATCGTCATAGAAAGGTCAAGGGTCATCTGGATGGGGCACGATGAGGTGGAATTTGGCGGGggagggtgatggtggggagTCCCTTCCCACACCAAGGGATTAATGGCCCCCTCTTCCCATTCCCACAGCCCCGACCTTCTTGTGAGACATGGAGCCTTTGACCCGCCAACCTTAAcctccactcccctcaccccNNNNNgagggggggggggggaaggtggtggtgggatAGAGGGAAGGGAGGGAGCCAGGTGGAGAGTTCCAGATGGCGGGGTGGGGCCGTGTGAGAGGGCACGGTGGCGGTTTAGCAACCCCAGAGCCCTGCCCCTCCCCACATCGGGGCACCCACCCCGATCCCCTCAGTtgccccctccctccctcgggaTCCAAGGTTCGGAAGGGTGCGTTCGAGTGAACGGGGTTggttggggtgtgggggggggagagCGTAGGTGGAGGGTGGGGATGGTGGGTGAGGGTCATTTCTAAAGCACCGGGCGGCGATGTCTGCTGGACGGGCCCTCGTTTACCACTGCCCGCTCTCCGTGGCTGAAGTCTGGTCCACCTTCCCACCCCTGACGCCACGGAATATCAGGGACCCCTCCCCTGACCCAGCCACCACTTCCCTCATTCACTATTTATTCTGAGATGTATTTttgtataatttattttttaCACTTCGGGTTTTGTGTGGGTCtctgggggggagggagggaggggggcgggggggtgcgGTGGTGAGGGCGTGCACTGTCAGTTCTTAATGACCCGCTGGTTGACGGAAAATTAAACTGTTGCCCACTCGACCTCTCGGGTTTCCGTTTCTGATTTCCTCCTTTCTcgactctctccctttctctctctcttgcatttcCCGCGTTTTCCGATCAGTTCGGAGTGAGGGGAGGTGAGTGAGAGGTAGGAGGTACCATCTGAGGCCTTTCTGAGCACCGCGCCTCACAGAAATGCCGAACAAAATGGGAGCAGGGAAAGGCCGTTCGGCTCCTTGGGCCTCCTTAGCCATTCGATCGAGATTGTAGCTGATGTTCTTCCTTGACACCGTCCCTCGCTATCTTTAATGTCtggaaaccccccccccccccccgccccgatCTCCACCTTGAACATTCTCAGTGACTGAGACTCTGCTGGCCCCTGGGGCAAACGTTCCCCACCCACCAAGTGAAGAAACTCCTCTGCATCGCAGTCCCAAAATGGCCGACCCCTTATCCTCCTCGTCTTCGTCTCAAAATGGCCGATGCCTTATCCTCCTCATCTCGTTCCCAAAATGGCTGACCCCTTATCCTCCTCGTCTCGGTCCCCAAATGGCCAACCCCTTATCCTCCTCGTCTCGGTCCCAAAATGGCCGACTTGTTATCCTCCTCGTCTCAGCCCCAAAATGGCTGACTTGTTATCCTCCTCATTTCGGTCCCAAAATGGCCAACCCCTTATCTTCCTCGTCTCAGTCCCAAAATGGCTGACCCCTTATCCTCCTCATCCTGGTCCCAAAATGGCTGACCCCTTATCCTCCTCATCCTTGTCCCAAAATGACTGACCCCTTATCCTCCTCGTCTCTGTCCCAAAATGGCCGACCCCTTATCCTCCTTGTCTCGGTCCCAAAATGGCCGACACCTTATCCTGCAACCATGTGTcacccctggttctagacccgCCCCAGCCTGGGAGAGGGCGAGCCTCCTCCCTGCATCCCCCCTCGTTGAGAGTGTGACTCTTGTATTCTATGGTCAACCTCTCCTCCTGAGACAATCCCATTATTCCAGGGATCAGGAACCTCTGCGCCGTCCCCTCATAAaacagaatcatacaatccctacagcgAAGAAGCAGgcagtcagcccatcgagtccatgctgaTCCCCAATGTTTATGCCATCCACAAACGTAGAAATGTTACGTTTTCATTCCTCGTTGGCTTTGTCTGTCCAGGGATATGAAACACTCCTGAGAACGGTGTGAGAAATGCTTCCAATTCTGAGGTTAGGACGCCTATCCTTCAGAGAGGTCTCCAGGTGTGATCTCCTCTGAAGGCCAGTACAGTTGTGCCAAGACTCCTCTACTTTTACATTCCCCTTGCAATGTCCTACAGCAGGCCAGGGTAAACCAACACTGTACTTTCATTGACAATGGACGACATTCCAACGGCACATAGTTGCAGGATAAGGTGTCGGCCATTttgggacagagataaggaggataAGGGGGTCGGCCATTTTGGGACCAGGATGAGGAGGATAAGGGGTCAGTCATTTTGGGACCAGGATGAGGATGAGAAGGGGTCAGCCATTTTGGGACCAGGATGAGGAGGATAAGGTGTCGGCCATTTTGGGACCAGGATGAGGAGGATAAGGGGTCAGCCATTTTGGGACCAGGATGAGGAGGATAAGGAATTGGACTAAGGACGACGTTCCAATGCCACGAAGGTTCATGAAGACCAGAGCAATATTGCTGCATTGATACACTTTCAGCTAACCTGAtgaactctgtatctaaccccgtgctgtccctgtcctggggagtgtttaaggggggatagtgtagaggaagcttcattctgtatctaaccctgtgctattccctgtcctggggagtattttttagattagatgacttacagtgtggaaacaattccacaccgaccctctaaagagcaacccacccagacccattcccctgcatttaccccttcacctaacactacaggcaatttagcatggccaattcaccccgacctgcacatctttggactgtgggaggaaaccggagcacccggaggaaacccacgcagacacggggagaatgtgctaactccacacagtcagtcgcctgaggcgggaattgaacccgggtatctggcgctgcgaggcagcagtactaaccaccgtgCCATGTTTGATAGGGAGCAGTGTAgcggtagctttactctgtatctaaccccgtgctgtccctgtcctggggagtgtttgatgggggacagtgtagagggagctttactctgtatctaaccccgtgctgtccctgtcctggggagtgtttgatgggggacagtgtagagggagctttactctgtatctaaccccgtgctgtccctgtcctggggagtgtttgatgggggacagtgtagagggagctttactctgtatctaaccccgtgctgtccctgtcctggggagtgtttgatgggggacagtgtagagggagctttactctgtatctaaccccgtgctgtccctgtcctggggagtgtttgatgggggacagtgtagagggagctttactctgtatctaaccccgtgctgtccctgtcctggggagtgtttgatgggggacagtgtagagggagctttactctgtatctaaccccgtgctgtccctgtcctggggagtgtttgatgggggacagtgtagagggagctttactctgtatctaaccccgtgctgtccctgtcctggggagtgtttgatgggggacagtgtagagggagctttactctgtatctaaccccgtgctgtccctgtcctggggagtgtttgatgggggacagtgtagagggagctttactctgtatctaaccccgtgctgtccctgtcctggggagtgtttgatgggggacagtgtagagggagctttactctgtatctaaccccgtgctgtccctgtcctggggagtgtttgatgggggacagtgtagagggagctttactctgtatctaaccccgtgctgtccctgtcctggggagtgtttgatgggggacagtgtagagggagctttactctgtatctaaccccgtgctgtccctgtcctggggagtgtttgatgggggacagtgtagagggagctttactctgtatctaaccccgtgctgtccctgtcctggggagtgtttgatgggggacagtgtagagggagctttactctgtatctaaccccgtgctgtccctgtcctggggagtgtttgatgggggacagtgtagagggagctttactctgtatctaaccccgtgctgtccctgtcctggggagtgtttgatgggggacagtgtagagggagctttgggggggggaacagtgtagagagctttactctgtatctaaccccgtgctgtccctatcctggggagtgtttgatggtgggggggacagtgtagagggagctttactctgtatctaaccccgtgctgtccctatcctggggagtgtttgatggggcggacagtgtagagtgagctttactctgtatctaaccccgtgctgtccctgtcctggggagtgtttaatggggaggaca
Encoded proteins:
- the LOC122546557 gene encoding fos-related antigen 1-like, translated to ETDELEDVKSGLQNEIADLQKEKERLEFILEAHQPICKLPDDSRAPTTSGMAKARSERPRDLVAGASGSSFRPKPRRVAIEPASSRGGPEPEALHTPTLARTPSGTPFATGLTFTYPGTVFDLEPAAGPSGQAPGLYAPPEPCSAAHRRGSSSGDQSSDSLSSPTLVTL